Proteins from a single region of Capsicum annuum cultivar UCD-10X-F1 unplaced genomic scaffold, UCD10Xv1.1 ctg1184, whole genome shotgun sequence:
- the LOC124890097 gene encoding uncharacterized protein LOC124890097: MTPRQQYPTTSNVYFLTPQSKTTTYLDLPVVHAFAVPPPPEAPTFDVHPQVVSPYSTRKSALNITGDLRYTFEPTFKLTDLYSDTYPPEFPPNTKKPIMTEEQEEMTRKLRSLKLAMKNLQGLGDYKRVSYKDLCMFLGVNLPPGFKMPKFEKYDRHGDLVAHLRCYCNQLKGAGGKEELLMAYFGESLSGLASEWFVDQDIDKWISWDDLANEFVQLFQYNVELIPDEKSLTNMKKKKKKKKKNIESFREYAIRWREQAARVKPPMKESKIVELFIQAQDETYYQHLLPTLGKLFIEVLKMGEMIEEGIKTGRIVSFAILKATTQAI; the protein is encoded by the coding sequence ATGACTCCgaggcaacaatatccaaccacttccaatgtttatttcctcactccccaatccaagactaccacatacttaGATCTACCTGTTGTTCACGCTTTTGCGGTGccacccccacctgaagctcctacttttgatgttcatccacaagttgtgtcTCCCTACTCTACAAGAAAGTCTGCATTGAATATTACTGGTGATCTGCGTTACACTTTTGAGCCTACATTTAAGTTGACTGATCTTTACAGTGACACTTacccgcctgaatttcctcctaacactaaGAAGCctattatgacagaagaacaagaggaaatgaccagaaaattgagaagtttgaaactggctatgaagaacttgcaaggacttggggatTACAAAAGGGTCTCATATAAagacttatgcatgtttctaggtgttaaccttcctcctggatttaaaatgccaaagtttgagaaatatgacagACATGGGGACCTAGTGGCACATTTAAGGtgctattgtaaccaattaaagggcgctggagggaaggaagaactactcatggcttatttcggggagagtctttcaggcctagcttcggaatggtttgttgaccaagacatcgataagtggattagttgggatgacctagctaatgaatttgtgcaactatttcaatacaatgtggagttgattcctgatgagaaatccctgactaatatgaagaagaagaagaagaagaagaagaagaatatcgAAAGTTTCAGAGAatatgcgattagatggcgtgaacaagctgctagggtgaaaccgccaatgaaagaaagtaagatagtggagctatttattcaagcgcaggatgaaacatattatcaacacttgttacctacattaggcaAGCTGTTCATTGAGGttcttaaaatgggggagatgatagaagagggaattaagactggccgcattgtgagttttgcaatattgaaagcgactactcaagcaatttaA